From the genome of Primulina eburnea isolate SZY01 chromosome 12, ASM2296580v1, whole genome shotgun sequence, one region includes:
- the LOC140807108 gene encoding uncharacterized protein: protein MTPPSSMKIRLVRCPRCRQVLAELPDISLYRCGGCGTTLQAKQRKMESNHATNSVATIQRDSFQEEEEARSSNLDFPSPTKEVSSPDKDDVVFEDDGVESSSEQSEYRSAYNGLCSSPEFSCDTGECSLRYDSEIHDNKLHDSDEDSSEGGNFSGEIPISMEACERVKEHDNIYLDRSIEVDKFDGEQSLKVWQGGEKIVDEVRIFYGREDQDSLLQHADTEHREGMYANYANEATSSNHDLTSPPKEESSSDKDSRNVSNGLLSMPDADHCQNEDSPVEESVIHNKVKCCLGLGSKRYVRELHDSDGESSPGGNFSGEIPSSSELVYQGIDELAPEAKRAGKDDMMYFDQTTHNDQCDDVEFPDHEDLENGWPPVSAQHREGICNYNVNLENNDVSLEEARSSKHGLGCELKEDDKDNTKYHDERVESSTELSEDRSISDDLLSSPEVKFFENKDTDESLNHDNSQDLKRSNTGSLDLGEDEESLLDGPEKVGRFEGGESIGVCQKSDKMVHNVQNISEHEAQENGLSAVSIEHREGITNNHVHLELDDVSKEVAGINEHCEGINNHHVHLESDDVSKVVARDHARFENDDVSEEVAGSLNHDLTSPPKEELSLNKANIRFQDEHVESRMEFSVVGRVSNDLSSSPQVNCCQNEDPLMEESSNKDQDRNSLNPDFKKHDNGLHELDGELTGGRNVSAEICSSTELVYHETEELIPEVTKLAEECNKSNLDQPAKVEPVQGEKSLQLCPEGDNILNEVQNFSGHKGTRRAGVGSSAAEIVSHEDGNASPVDDGFEGSPTFNRANTNNPSVGDTVVASQVVSMETPSNLTSLDGKHGDRSPRKGSRNFGSASSVELFGDSFLSETSPEHRVKPKDTTSPVTTRGYYAYDGSESSNDETDGQIPVYVPHSSRRKGKEVDYSSTTLKREGFAAKNMMMSSESEMEYWEPSPSNQHHVITGSHGNSVELAETKSHILASGNTMRLNDGGGSSLFPLTSRNLHANQRLRGPSVYRNNLPPLHPGFHSPVKTSYSEPDKMDLLRTVCELKDQLNRIQFPKISRDGSFPAGVRRETFSPSPFYYDHLIQGRERYVDLNHHGNYQWYDQGKGRVEQSNVSTLALSGEAAYYRHQVNCSCLHCLHSRQALLSTVASTFFTL, encoded by the exons ATGACTCCTCCATCGAGCATGAAAATTCGACTGGTGCGATGTCCTAGATGTCGACAAGTTCTGGCAGAGTTGCCTGATATTTCTTTGTATCGATGTGGCGGATGTGGAACCACTCTCCAAG CTAAACAAAGGAAAATGGAGTCAAATCATGCAACAAATTCAGTTGCAACGATTCAGCGGGATAGTTTTCAAGAAGAGGAGGAAGCTAGAAGCTCTAATCTTGATTTTCCTAGTCCGACCAAGGAAGTATCTTCACCAGACAAAGATGATGTAGTATTTGAAGATGATGGAGTGGAAAGCAGTAGTGAACAGTCTGAGTACAGGAGTGCCTACAACGGACTTTGTAGTTCTCCCGAGTTTAGTTGCGACACAGGAGAATGTTCTCTTCGCTACGACTCTGAAATACACGACAACAAATTACACGATTCAGATGAGGATTCAAGTGAAGGTGGGAACTTTTCTGGTGAAATTCCAATCTCAATGGAGGCCTGTGAACGGGTGAAAGAGCATGACAACATTTATTTGGATCGCTCCATAGAAGTTGATAAATTTGATGGTGAACAATCTCTCAAAGTGTGGCAAGGAGGGGAGAAAATCGTGGATGAAGTTCGAATTTTTTATGGGCGTGAAGATCAGGATAGTCTATTGCAACATGCTGATACTGAACATAGAGAAGGGATGTATGCTAATTATGCTAACGAAGCTACAAGCTCGAACCATGATTTAACTAGTCCACCTAAGGAAGAGTCTTCTTCGGATAAAGACAGCAGAAATGTCTCCAATGGTCTTTTGAGCATGCCTGATGCTGACCATTGTCAGAATGAAGATTCACCAGTGGAAGAATCAGTAATTCATAACAAAGTAAAATGTTGTTTGGGCCTCGGTTCCAAGAGATATGTCAGAGAATTACACGACTCAGATGGGGAATCGAGTCCAGGTGGAAACTTTTCTGGGGAAATTCCTAGTTCCAGCGAGTTGGTTTATCAGGGGATCGATGAGTTGGCCCCAGAAGCTAAACGAGCAGGAAAAGATGATATGATGTATTTTGATCAAACCACACATAATGATCAATGTGACGATGTAGAATTTCCTGACCATGAAGATCTGGAGAATGGATGGCCACCTGTCAGTGCCCAACATAGGGAAGGGATATGCAATTATAATGTTAATCTAGAAAACAATGATGTTTCACTCGAGGAAGCCAGAAGCTCGAAACATGGTTTAGGTTGTGAACTTAAGGAAGATGATAAAGACAATACAAAATATCACGACGAACGTGTGGAAAGCAGTACTGAACTGTCCGAGGATAGAAGCATCTCCGATGACCTCTTGAGCTCGCCTGAAGTTAAATTTTTTGAGAATAAGGATACAGATGAATCCTTAAATCATGATAATAGCCAAGATTTGAAAAGGTCCAATACTGGATCACTCGATCTAGGTGAAGATGAGGAGAGTCTTTTGGATGGACCCGAGAAAGTAGGTCGATTTGAAGGTGGAGAATCCATTGGAGTGTGCCAAAAAAGTGACAAAATGGTGCACAATGTCCAGAACATTTCTGAGCATGAAGCTCAGGAGAATGGATTGTCAGCTGTTAGTATTGAACATAGAGAAGGCATCACCAATAACCATGTTCATCTGGAACTTGATGATGTCTCAAAAGAGGTTGCTGGGATTAACGAACATTGTGAAGGGATCAACAATCACCATGTTCATCTTGAAAGCGATGATGTTTCAAAAGTGGTGGCTAGAGACCATGCTCGTTTTGAAAACGATGATGTTTCAGAAGAGGTGGCTGGAAGCTTGAATCATGATTTAACCAGTCCACCCAAGGAAGAATTGTCATTGAATAAAGCCAACATTCGATTTCAAGATGAACATGTGGAAAGCAGGATGGAATTTTCTGTGGTCGGAAGGGTCTCGAATGATCTTTCTAGCTCACCTCAGGTCAACTGCTGTCAGAACGAAGATCCACTAATGGAAGAATCCTCGAACAAAGACCAAGATAGAAATTCTTTGAACCCAGATTTCAAAAAGCATGACAACGGGTTGCATGAGTTAGATGGCGAATTGACTGGAGGTAGAAATGTGTCTGCTGAAATTTGTAGTTCAACTGAATTAGTGTATCATGAGACTGAAGAGTTGATTCCAGAAGTGACTAAACTCGCAGAAGAATGCAACAAAAGTAATTTGGATCAACCCGCCAAAGTAGAACCAGTTCAAGGCGAAAAATCTTTGCAGCTGTGTCCAGAAGGTGACAATATCCTTAACGAAGTTCAGAATTTTTCTGGGCATAAAGGAACAAGGCGTGCTGGAGTAGGTTCTTCTGCTGCTGAAATTGTTTCTCACGAAGATGGCAATGCATCACCCGTAGATGATGGCTTTGAGGGTAGTCCTACATTTAATAGGGCAAACACCAATAATCCAAGTGTTGGTGATACTGTTGTTGCTTCTCAGGTTGTCTCAATGGAGACGCCATCCAATCTAACGTCTCTTGATGGCAAACATGGTGACCGTTCTCCAAGAAAAGGCTCCCGAAACTTTGGAAGTGCCAGCTCTGTGGAATTATTTGGAGATTCATTTCTCTCCGAAACTAGCCCTGAGCACAGAGTTAAACCTAAAGACACCACTAGTCCTGTAACAACCAGAGGTTATTATGCTTACGACGGGAGTGAATCTTCCAATGATGAAACCGATGGCCAGATCCCAGTATACGTTCCACATTCCTCCAGGAGAAAGGGCAAGGAAGTAGACTACAGCAGCACCACACTGAAAAGGGAAGGATTTGCGGCGAAGAATATGATGATGAGCAGTGAATCAGAGATGGAATACTGGGAACCAAGTCCATCAAACCAACATCATGTCATCACAGGCAGCCATGGAAATTCAGTTGAGTTGGCTGAAACCAAAAGTCATATTCTCGCCAGTGGAAATACAATGAGATTGAATGACGGAGGAGGTTCATCACTGTTTCCATTGACTTCGAGAAATCTCCATGCCAACCAAAGATTGAGAGGCCCTTCAGTTTATAGGAACAATTTGCCGCCACTCCATCCAGGTTTTCATTCACCAGTTAAGACTTCTTACTCAGAACCTGATAAAATGGACTTGTTAAGAACAGTGTGTGAGCTGAAAGATCAGCTCAACAGGATACAGTTTCCCAAAATTTCAAGAGACGGAAGTTTTCCTGCCGGAGTCAGGAGGGAAACGTTTTCCCCATCACCCTTCTACTATGATCACTTAATACAAGGAAGAGAGAGATATGTGGATTTGAATCACCATGGAAATTATCAATGGTATGATCAGGGAAAAGGTCGGGTCGAACAATCAAATGTCTCAACACTTGCTCTTTCTGGGGAAGCTGCATATTACCGGCACCAAGTTAACTGCTCTTGTTTGCATTGCCTGCACTCGAGACAGGCACTCCTCAGCACCGTTGCTTCCACATTCTTCACACTATAA